In one window of Haloimpatiens sp. FM7315 DNA:
- a CDS encoding DUF2334 domain-containing protein: MMFNCFKRILVIILCFLFFSSIVAFGVESNTKLIINSEKNTSEDLKLKNQILLVYDKDSYFGEDKNVVRIIEETLGAFEVKVQRLGVKDYKKEDIFKFSYVFVLGIDGNFNNETFLKDLYEYEGKIFWIGKGVEHFLKDKSKQIKLNLSYFGSVNNITEIYYPGSKDRNMNYNEENKFYLQNEEDYSVLKTIGNLPKVYSYISNGEKYYPFALNSKNFWYISNIKDDDIKFSIFSDLLYDIFNIKNVKRGKVFIRIEDVNSFSDVNKLKKIAEYLNSEEIPFIISLVPTFVDDKSGYVNTISENKDFVDTVKYMVKLGGTVILKGYVQENGNSEELGKGFEFWNGKEDKPIDANMKTFIYNKVELGLRECVENQIFPLGFEAPKDAMDLRGYKEIKKYFSTYLGRYQSSDNKYTTTKLPYMVYNTEAFNKFVPENLGHLEKDNVLSVANIKENFNKISKVRGYTAGVYFHSYLEPEKLKQIVEYFKSREVDFLDLKEEENWVEFGDIKIKSKNGKIEAKYIKKDVSKKDAPKKLGYIASINSVLIVVIGFFCIVFLFIFFVSKKEIKINF, encoded by the coding sequence ATGATGTTTAATTGTTTTAAAAGAATTTTAGTAATTATTCTGTGTTTTTTATTTTTTAGTAGCATTGTGGCTTTTGGAGTTGAATCAAACACAAAATTAATAATAAATAGTGAGAAAAACACAAGTGAAGATTTAAAATTAAAAAATCAAATTTTATTAGTTTATGATAAAGATAGTTATTTTGGAGAGGATAAAAATGTTGTAAGAATTATAGAAGAGACCCTTGGAGCTTTTGAGGTAAAAGTCCAAAGGTTAGGTGTTAAAGATTATAAGAAAGAAGATATATTTAAATTTTCTTATGTTTTTGTTCTTGGCATAGATGGAAATTTTAATAATGAGACCTTTCTTAAGGATTTGTATGAATATGAGGGTAAGATCTTTTGGATAGGCAAGGGAGTAGAGCATTTTCTAAAAGATAAAAGTAAGCAAATTAAGCTTAACCTAAGTTATTTTGGAAGTGTAAATAATATTACAGAAATATATTACCCTGGTAGCAAAGATAGAAATATGAATTATAATGAAGAGAATAAGTTTTATTTACAAAATGAAGAAGACTACTCAGTTTTAAAAACTATAGGTAACCTTCCTAAAGTATATTCTTACATAAGTAATGGAGAGAAGTATTATCCTTTTGCATTAAATAGTAAAAATTTTTGGTATATTTCAAATATTAAGGATGATGATATAAAATTTAGTATATTTTCAGATTTACTTTATGATATTTTTAATATAAAAAATGTAAAGCGGGGCAAGGTATTTATAAGAATAGAAGATGTTAATTCTTTTAGTGATGTTAATAAATTAAAAAAAATAGCAGAATATCTTAACAGTGAAGAAATCCCTTTTATTATTTCTCTTGTTCCTACATTTGTAGATGATAAAAGTGGATATGTAAATACCATATCTGAAAATAAGGACTTTGTGGATACAGTAAAATATATGGTTAAACTTGGTGGTACAGTTATACTTAAAGGATATGTTCAAGAAAACGGTAACTCAGAAGAATTAGGTAAAGGCTTTGAGTTTTGGAATGGTAAGGAAGATAAGCCTATAGATGCTAATATGAAAACATTTATTTATAATAAAGTAGAGTTAGGACTTAGGGAATGTGTGGAAAATCAAATATTTCCACTAGGATTTGAAGCGCCAAAGGATGCCATGGATTTGAGAGGGTATAAGGAGATTAAAAAATATTTTTCTACCTACCTCGGAAGGTATCAAAGTAGCGATAATAAATATACTACTACAAAGCTTCCATATATGGTATATAACACAGAAGCTTTTAATAAATTTGTACCGGAAAACTTGGGGCATCTAGAAAAGGACAATGTACTTTCAGTAGCTAATATTAAAGAAAATTTTAATAAGATTTCTAAAGTAAGAGGGTATACCGCAGGGGTATATTTTCATAGTTATTTAGAGCCTGAAAAGCTAAAACAAATAGTAGAGTATTTTAAATCTAGAGAAGTGGATTTTTTAGATTTAAAAGAAGAAGAAAATTGGGTTGAATTTGGAGATATAAAGATTAAGTCTAAGAATGGAAAGATTGAAGCAAAATATATAAAAAAAGATGTTAGTAAAAAAGATGCACCTAAAAAACTTGGATATATAGCTAGTATAAATTCTGTTTTAATTGTAGTTATAGGCTTTTTTTGTATTGTATTTTTATTTATATTCTTTGTGTCAAAAAAAGAGATAAAAATAAATTTTTAA
- a CDS encoding GGDEF domain-containing protein, protein MNKISQRIDIYMILFLLDVFCISSFVYFDLGNRTIISFIMLGFTFIIILIAYLRNLIWGLLISAFVIFFYASYQIYENVVLGKSVSSNTYVWMIGIPLSAFISGKLSECINSMQNMNRSLQNQHKELITIDKITGLSNVKGFYIDLEREMSKAKRHKNNLCLMMVKVNYYEEIYSILGEEKMKQIMKHISQCINESTRKEDSRYKLKKDILGILMTETDEKGAEVVKDRIKTAIEDLNVKIKEDYSNIKVDLKVGILEYSDEIKDSFTFKNLAEKELEYDV, encoded by the coding sequence ATGAATAAAATCTCACAACGAATAGACATTTATATGATATTGTTTTTGCTAGATGTGTTTTGCATAAGCAGTTTTGTATATTTTGACCTTGGGAATAGAACTATTATTAGTTTTATTATGCTGGGATTTACTTTTATTATAATATTAATAGCATATCTTAGAAACTTAATTTGGGGGCTTTTAATAAGCGCTTTTGTTATTTTTTTCTATGCTAGCTATCAAATTTATGAAAATGTTGTACTAGGGAAAAGTGTAAGTTCAAATACCTATGTATGGATGATAGGAATTCCCTTGTCTGCTTTTATATCTGGAAAATTATCGGAATGCATCAATTCAATGCAAAATATGAATAGGAGTCTTCAAAATCAACATAAAGAACTTATAACTATAGATAAAATTACAGGCCTTTCTAATGTTAAAGGATTCTATATAGATTTAGAAAGAGAAATGAGTAAAGCAAAAAGACATAAAAATAATCTTTGCTTAATGATGGTTAAAGTAAATTATTATGAAGAAATTTACTCGATTTTAGGTGAAGAAAAAATGAAACAGATTATGAAACACATAAGCCAATGTATTAATGAATCAACAAGAAAAGAAGATAGCAGATACAAACTTAAGAAAGATATATTAGGTATATTGATGACTGAAACGGATGAAAAAGGTGCTGAAGTCGTAAAAGATAGAATCAAGACTGCTATAGAAGATTTAAATGTGAAAATAAAAGAAGATTATAGTAACATAAAAGTGGATTTGAAGGTAGGAATTCTAGAGTACAGTGATGAAATAAAGGATTCCTTTACATTTAAAAATTTAGCAGAAAAAGAGCTGGAATATGATGTTTAA
- a CDS encoding flavodoxin family protein yields the protein MYLSDLNIKPCTSCYYCAKTGKCCIDDDMQNLYPLFDESDIVIMSSPLYFNSLSAISKTMIDRCQMFWSSKYKYGKASIDRNKERKGIFVSSAGSPYIKGQFQASIPVIDLFFKSINVKYTDNLFCSNTDLVPAHFRKDILNRAIEIGKNL from the coding sequence ATATATTTAAGTGATTTAAATATAAAACCCTGTACATCTTGTTATTATTGCGCAAAAACTGGCAAATGTTGTATAGATGATGATATGCAAAATTTATATCCTTTGTTTGATGAGAGTGATATCGTAATAATGTCGTCACCTCTATACTTTAATAGCTTATCCGCTATTTCCAAAACAATGATTGATAGATGTCAAATGTTTTGGTCTAGTAAATATAAATATGGGAAAGCCTCTATTGATAGAAATAAAGAAAGAAAGGGTATATTTGTATCCAGTGCAGGATCACCTTATATAAAAGGACAGTTTCAAGCCTCAATACCTGTAATAGACTTGTTTTTTAAATCCATAAATGTAAAATATACTGATAATTTATTTTGTTCAAATACAGATTTAGTACCGGCACATTTTAGGAAAGATATATTAAATAGAGCAATTGAAATTGGAAAAAATCTTTAG
- a CDS encoding peptide ABC transporter substrate-binding protein translates to MKTKKLVALVMGTALLFTTAAVGCGQKSEEGSGSKSGSSSTDKEQYLNVLLAAEPQTLDTSKAKDLYSSQILSEVMEGLTRIEQDEKGNDVIKAAGAEKWEHNEDETVWTFHLRDYEWTDGKKVTAKDYEYGIKRTLDPKVGSTYAFLLSPIKNADEYNAGKAAADTVGVKAVDDKTLQITLKQPCAYFLNLTYFKVMQPQRQDIVEKSGDKYGTEANTMVFCGPFVLKEWVHNSKVVLEKNDKYWDKDKVKLEKVNMSIIKDENAQYNSLYNGALDSLAVSKPEWIKKFDSTGKFDLIKGYDPSTNYSFFNQKDKLFSNANVRKAFSLGVTREDMANVIFNGIYDAAYGWAPPSLQLNGKDFREEVKDEPIKQLVKENPDAKALLQKGLKELGMSTDLSKLDITMLCAGTNQWYRTYAEYIQQMYKKTLGVNVKAEYVEWPVFQKRTDEGQYQLAGMAWSGDYNDPNTFFDMWMTGANIVPTGWSNKKYDELIQKAMKSVDEKERLEAYKEAEKILLYEDATIAPTVYRKRNTYRYKYVKGIMSPLFGSGSELKYAYTEGRTK, encoded by the coding sequence TTGAAAACTAAAAAATTGGTAGCATTGGTTATGGGAACTGCATTGTTATTTACAACAGCTGCAGTAGGATGTGGCCAAAAGTCTGAAGAAGGATCAGGGTCAAAAAGTGGATCTTCATCTACGGATAAAGAGCAATACTTAAATGTATTGTTAGCAGCAGAACCTCAAACTTTAGACACATCAAAGGCTAAGGACTTATATTCTTCTCAAATTTTGTCAGAAGTAATGGAAGGTCTTACAAGAATTGAGCAAGATGAAAAAGGCAATGACGTTATAAAAGCTGCAGGTGCTGAAAAGTGGGAACATAATGAAGATGAAACAGTTTGGACTTTCCATTTAAGAGATTACGAATGGACAGATGGAAAAAAAGTTACAGCTAAAGATTACGAATATGGTATAAAAAGAACATTAGATCCTAAAGTAGGTTCTACTTATGCTTTCCTTTTATCACCAATAAAAAATGCTGATGAGTATAATGCAGGAAAAGCTGCAGCAGATACTGTAGGGGTAAAAGCAGTTGATGATAAAACTCTTCAAATAACTCTTAAACAACCATGTGCTTATTTCTTAAACTTAACATATTTTAAGGTAATGCAACCACAAAGACAGGATATAGTTGAAAAGAGTGGGGATAAATATGGTACAGAAGCTAACACAATGGTATTCTGTGGACCATTCGTATTAAAAGAATGGGTACATAATAGTAAGGTTGTTCTTGAAAAGAATGATAAGTATTGGGATAAAGATAAGGTTAAACTTGAAAAAGTTAATATGAGCATAATTAAAGATGAAAATGCTCAATATAATTCATTATACAATGGGGCTTTAGATTCATTAGCAGTTTCTAAACCAGAATGGATAAAGAAATTTGATTCAACAGGAAAGTTTGATCTAATAAAAGGATATGATCCTTCTACTAACTATTCTTTCTTTAACCAAAAAGATAAGTTATTTAGTAATGCAAATGTAAGAAAAGCATTTTCATTAGGAGTAACTAGAGAAGATATGGCAAATGTAATATTCAATGGAATATACGATGCAGCTTATGGCTGGGCACCACCATCATTACAGTTAAACGGAAAAGACTTCAGAGAAGAAGTTAAAGATGAGCCAATCAAACAGTTAGTTAAAGAGAATCCAGATGCTAAGGCTTTATTGCAAAAAGGATTAAAAGAGTTAGGAATGAGCACAGATTTATCTAAACTTGATATTACAATGCTTTGTGCAGGTACAAACCAATGGTACAGAACATATGCTGAATATATACAACAAATGTACAAAAAGACTTTAGGCGTTAATGTAAAAGCAGAATACGTTGAATGGCCAGTATTCCAAAAGAGAACTGACGAAGGTCAATATCAATTAGCAGGAATGGCTTGGTCTGGAGATTACAACGATCCAAATACTTTCTTTGATATGTGGATGACAGGAGCTAATATAGTTCCAACTGGTTGGTCAAATAAGAAATACGATGAATTAATTCAAAAAGCTATGAAATCTGTAGATGAAAAAGAAAGACTTGAAGCTTATAAAGAAGCAGAAAAAATACTATTATATGAAGATGCAACTATAGCACCAACAGTATATAGAAAGAGAAATACTTACAGATACAAATATGTTAAAGGCATAATGAGTCCATTGTTTGGAAGTGGATCTGAACTTAAGTATGCTTATACTGAAGGAAGAACAAAATAA
- a CDS encoding aminopeptidase P family protein yields the protein MTVKERVSTLKNLMKEKHIDAYIVPSFDAHQSEYVADHWRSREWISGFTGSAGTAVITNEKNGLWTDGRYYIQAAKQLEGSGIDLFKMGQIGVPKVMKWLYDTLDEGSVVGFDGKVISVSYFRSMEKEFAKKNITLNCENDLIGQLWNDRPEIPKNTIISHAIKYAGKSRVDKINKVREHMDKISADVFLLSSLDDIAWLFNIRGNDVKCNPVVTSYALVSKDKAYLFLDKDKVSKEIEEELNKDNVEVFEYNEIEKYVKNIQEKDTVVLDPNKVNSWIFTSIPKECKIVEEDNTTTYMKAIKSEEEIKNLKNCHVRDGVAMAKFIKWLKSSVGKEDITEISASDKAESFRKEQENFTQISFDSIAGHKEHAAMMHYKATPEVTYKLENKGFLLLDSGAQYLDGTTDITRTVVLGELTEEEKRDYTLVLKSNCALSRAKFLYGSTGTHLDAIAREPLWQYGIDYKCGTGHGVGYFLNVHEGPHRISPAFNHVRLEEGMIITNEPGVYKEGKHGIRTENELLVVKDQNTEFGQFMKFEEVTYCPIDLDGIVIEMLNEEEKNWLNNYHKMVYKKLSPYLSNEENKWLAHETREI from the coding sequence ATGACAGTTAAAGAAAGAGTTTCAACATTGAAAAATCTTATGAAAGAAAAGCATATTGATGCTTACATAGTTCCAAGTTTTGATGCTCATCAAAGTGAATATGTAGCAGATCACTGGAGATCAAGAGAATGGATATCTGGATTTACAGGTTCTGCAGGAACTGCTGTAATAACTAATGAAAAAAATGGATTATGGACAGATGGAAGGTATTATATACAAGCTGCAAAACAGTTAGAAGGATCTGGAATTGACCTTTTTAAGATGGGGCAAATTGGAGTTCCAAAAGTTATGAAATGGCTTTACGATACTTTAGATGAAGGCTCTGTGGTAGGTTTTGATGGAAAGGTTATTTCAGTTTCTTATTTTAGAAGTATGGAAAAGGAATTTGCTAAGAAAAATATTACATTAAATTGTGAAAATGATTTAATCGGACAATTATGGAATGATAGACCTGAAATTCCTAAAAATACAATAATATCACATGCTATAAAATATGCAGGAAAATCTAGAGTAGATAAAATAAATAAAGTAAGAGAGCATATGGATAAAATTTCAGCAGATGTATTTTTGCTTAGCAGTTTAGATGATATAGCTTGGCTTTTTAATATAAGGGGAAATGATGTAAAGTGCAATCCCGTAGTAACTTCATATGCTTTGGTGTCCAAAGATAAGGCTTATTTATTTTTAGATAAAGATAAGGTTTCAAAAGAAATAGAAGAAGAATTAAATAAAGATAATGTAGAAGTATTTGAATACAATGAAATAGAAAAATACGTAAAGAATATCCAGGAAAAAGATACAGTGGTATTAGATCCAAATAAGGTTAACTCTTGGATATTTACGTCTATACCTAAGGAATGCAAAATTGTTGAAGAAGATAATACAACAACTTATATGAAGGCTATAAAGAGTGAAGAGGAAATTAAAAATTTAAAAAATTGCCATGTTAGAGATGGAGTTGCAATGGCTAAATTTATAAAATGGTTAAAAAGCAGTGTAGGTAAGGAAGATATTACAGAAATATCTGCATCAGATAAAGCTGAAAGTTTTAGAAAAGAGCAAGAGAATTTTACTCAAATAAGCTTTGATAGCATAGCAGGTCATAAGGAGCATGCGGCTATGATGCATTATAAGGCAACACCTGAGGTAACTTATAAATTAGAAAATAAGGGATTTCTACTTTTAGATTCAGGAGCTCAATATTTAGATGGTACAACAGATATTACAAGAACTGTTGTATTAGGAGAATTAACAGAAGAAGAAAAGAGAGACTATACTCTTGTTTTAAAATCTAATTGTGCATTATCAAGAGCTAAATTTTTATATGGTTCTACAGGTACCCATCTTGACGCCATAGCTAGAGAACCACTTTGGCAGTATGGTATAGATTATAAATGTGGTACAGGCCACGGAGTTGGATATTTCTTAAATGTTCATGAAGGACCACATAGAATTAGTCCTGCATTTAACCATGTAAGATTAGAAGAGGGCATGATAATTACAAATGAGCCAGGAGTGTATAAAGAAGGAAAACATGGCATAAGAACAGAAAATGAATTACTAGTAGTTAAGGATCAAAATACAGAATTTGGACAATTTATGAAGTTTGAGGAAGTTACTTATTGTCCAATTGATTTAGATGGTATTGTCATAGAGATGCTTAATGAAGAGGAAAAAAATTGGTTAAATAATTACCATAAAATGGTTTACAAAAAATTATCTCCTTATTTAAGTAATGAGGAAAACAAGTGGTTAGCTCATGAAACTAGAGAAATTTAG
- a CDS encoding methyl-accepting chemotaxis protein — translation MGVIRNVQKRSIKFKIIPVTIIAMIIPICIISIFSYRKAAKSLEQSYIENSKMVTKELNLNLDEYLKGLEGVANSNYSNVDFSDFSENEDKLKAGSDEKIKSAFEISKTYSRKLLDNIVNNDKDIMATFIGTKNKTTFANSKSGLDDIPGFDPTSRPWYKRAIENKDSVVETEPYIDADTGKLVITVARAFKDKNGEVLGVFAMDVNMENFVRKYKDKKIGNTGYIFIADKKSICISHPKKDFIGKSLAGEGFFKSMPKTPEGEYVYDYGNKEEFINYETNHKTLWKIAVSFNKSEISKYISSIKNITYMLILISLIFAVVFALAISRSITQPLGILEKGIIKAASGDLSETIEIKSKDEFGTIGKSFNEMINGLKDLLESVKNSSDAVNAGAIDLKEMSNEINTATDEVAKTIDEISKTSNEQAKDTEHGAERSEMLSNSIDNVAKAVNNIIEAFKGAENLNKNGVSSIDTLTNKTNDTIMESKNLKKAVYQMDEGSKEIGKILNTIADIAEQTNLLALNASIEAARAGEAGKGFSVVAEEIRSLAEGSQNATEHIKGLIKNIQDKSQNAVDSIGNTEATLDLQVQSVCETKDIFSDISSIISKITLDMQRVKSLNEDMIVSKDEIMNIITNISAGSEETSAATEEVSASTEEILASIQQLSSNTEVFEELSKELLKKVNMFKI, via the coding sequence GTGGGTGTTATAAGAAATGTTCAAAAAAGAAGTATTAAATTTAAAATTATTCCTGTAACTATAATTGCTATGATAATCCCAATTTGTATTATATCAATTTTTAGCTACAGAAAAGCAGCAAAATCTTTAGAGCAGTCTTATATAGAAAACAGCAAAATGGTAACTAAAGAGTTAAATCTTAATTTAGATGAGTACTTAAAAGGCCTAGAGGGAGTTGCAAATTCTAACTATAGCAATGTAGATTTTTCAGACTTCTCAGAAAATGAGGACAAGCTAAAAGCTGGAAGTGATGAAAAGATAAAATCTGCATTTGAAATAAGCAAAACCTATTCTAGAAAGCTTTTAGACAATATAGTAAATAATGATAAAGATATTATGGCAACTTTTATTGGAACTAAAAATAAAACTACCTTTGCAAATTCTAAGAGTGGATTAGATGACATACCTGGATTCGATCCAACTTCAAGACCTTGGTATAAAAGGGCTATAGAAAATAAGGACTCTGTAGTTGAAACAGAACCTTACATAGACGCAGATACAGGTAAATTAGTTATAACTGTAGCAAGAGCATTCAAAGACAAAAATGGTGAGGTTTTAGGTGTTTTTGCTATGGATGTAAATATGGAAAATTTCGTTAGAAAATACAAAGACAAAAAAATAGGGAATACAGGATATATATTTATAGCAGACAAAAAATCTATTTGTATAAGCCATCCTAAAAAAGATTTTATAGGAAAAAGCTTGGCGGGGGAAGGTTTTTTTAAATCTATGCCCAAAACTCCTGAAGGGGAATATGTATATGACTACGGTAATAAGGAAGAATTTATAAATTATGAAACCAACCATAAAACTCTATGGAAAATAGCTGTGAGTTTTAACAAAAGTGAGATTTCAAAATATATAAGTTCCATTAAAAATATTACCTATATGCTTATTTTAATAAGTTTAATTTTTGCAGTTGTATTTGCACTAGCTATAAGTAGAAGTATAACTCAGCCTTTAGGCATTTTAGAAAAAGGTATAATAAAAGCAGCTAGTGGTGATTTATCTGAGACTATAGAAATTAAAAGCAAAGATGAATTTGGAACTATAGGAAAATCATTTAATGAAATGATTAATGGATTAAAGGATTTGCTTGAAAGTGTAAAAAATTCATCAGATGCAGTTAACGCTGGAGCTATAGATTTAAAAGAGATGTCTAATGAAATAAATACCGCTACAGATGAAGTTGCCAAAACTATAGATGAGATTTCAAAAACCTCAAATGAACAGGCAAAAGACACAGAACATGGAGCTGAAAGATCTGAAATGTTATCAAATAGTATAGATAATGTGGCTAAGGCTGTAAACAATATTATAGAAGCTTTTAAAGGAGCAGAAAACCTAAATAAAAATGGAGTGAGCTCTATTGATACTTTAACAAATAAAACAAATGATACCATAATGGAGTCTAAAAATTTAAAAAAGGCTGTTTACCAAATGGACGAAGGCTCTAAAGAAATAGGAAAGATTTTAAATACCATAGCAGATATTGCAGAGCAGACAAATTTACTTGCGTTAAATGCTTCTATAGAAGCTGCAAGGGCAGGAGAGGCTGGAAAAGGATTTTCAGTTGTAGCAGAGGAAATAAGATCCCTTGCAGAAGGTAGCCAAAACGCTACAGAGCACATAAAAGGTTTAATAAAAAATATACAAGATAAATCTCAAAATGCAGTAGATTCCATAGGAAATACTGAGGCTACACTTGATCTTCAAGTACAATCTGTATGTGAAACTAAGGATATTTTTTCTGATATTTCAAGCATAATATCCAAGATTACTTTAGATATGCAAAGAGTTAAGAGCTTAAATGAAGATATGATAGTAAGTAAAGATGAGATTATGAATATTATTACAAATATATCTGCAGGATCTGAAGAAACATCAGCAGCAACAGAAGAGGTTTCTGCAAGTACGGAAGAAATACTTGCATCTATTCAGCAATTATCTAGCAATACTGAGGTATTTGAAGAATTATCTAAAGAGCTATTGAAAAAAGTAAATATGTTTAAAATTTAA
- a CDS encoding ABC transporter permease yields MKVNPILRREAKVKMRNWRAPFLIGIYVAILGVITAFMFYNTVMDPLQYRFNSDALIDTYVFIAVMQFLLIAFIVPALTSSSISGERERQTLDLLLCTKLKPRSIILGKLLTSISLIILLIIAALPVFSFIFLIGGISFKEIFQLFIYYIVLSITFGSIGIFFSTYIKKTTVSTVLTYGVILFLMLGTLMISIFYLSIKAKVNSDIQNNTLSIMYFNPVTAFISLVMDQFGKGSGLSIPGIYDFSYGSSGPLFKSMSIWQINIIVNLIISLTLLSLSVRKLNPMKVRNIKKLF; encoded by the coding sequence ATGAAAGTTAATCCTATTTTAAGAAGAGAAGCTAAAGTTAAAATGAGAAATTGGAGAGCTCCTTTTCTGATAGGCATATATGTAGCAATACTTGGAGTTATAACTGCTTTTATGTTTTATAATACAGTAATGGATCCGCTTCAATATAGGTTTAATTCTGATGCTTTAATTGATACTTATGTATTTATTGCTGTAATGCAGTTTCTTCTAATAGCTTTTATTGTTCCTGCCCTTACCTCTAGTTCTATATCTGGAGAGAGAGAAAGGCAAACTTTAGATCTTCTTCTTTGTACAAAATTAAAGCCTAGGTCCATAATTTTAGGAAAACTGCTTACTTCAATAAGCCTAATAATATTACTTATAATAGCAGCTTTGCCAGTGTTTTCTTTTATATTTTTAATAGGAGGTATATCCTTTAAAGAAATATTTCAACTTTTTATTTATTATATTGTGCTTTCTATAACTTTTGGAAGTATTGGAATATTTTTTTCAACCTATATTAAGAAAACTACAGTGTCCACAGTTTTAACTTATGGGGTAATACTTTTTTTAATGCTTGGAACTTTGATGATATCAATTTTTTATTTATCTATAAAAGCTAAAGTTAATTCTGATATACAGAATAACACATTATCTATAATGTATTTTAATCCTGTAACTGCATTTATATCCTTGGTCATGGATCAATTTGGGAAAGGGTCCGGATTAAGCATACCAGGAATATACGATTTTAGTTACGGTTCCTCTGGACCTTTATTTAAGAGTATGTCAATTTGGCAAATCAATATCATTGTTAACTTAATCATTTCTTTAACTTTACTCAGTTTGTCAGTAAGAAAACTAAACCCTATGAAGGTTAGAAATATAAAGAAATTATTTTAA
- a CDS encoding ATP-binding cassette domain-containing protein, with protein sequence MLEIDSLCKKYGKFTAVDNLSFKVKEGEIFGFIGPNGAGKTTTMKILAGLLKETSGKVRINGVDALKESRKIKEYIGYMPDFFGVYDNLKVSEYLDFYASIYDIYKGEKDKICNDLLELVNLSNKKDIYVDSLSRGMKQRLCLARSLIHNPKLLILDEPASGMDPRARYEMKEILKSLRDRGKTVIISSHILSELSEICTSIGIIDKGKIVMSGSAQEIMMKGYGHRRVNVKLMGEIDAAIKILKEIPEVIEALKYPDFIQVAIKGGDEDMNRILKILINRSLPVVSFSEVGGRLEDVFMKVTERSEG encoded by the coding sequence ATGCTTGAGATAGATAGCTTGTGCAAGAAATATGGAAAGTTTACTGCTGTAGACAATTTGTCTTTTAAAGTGAAAGAAGGAGAAATATTTGGATTTATAGGTCCAAATGGTGCAGGAAAAACTACAACTATGAAGATACTAGCAGGGCTTTTAAAGGAAACTTCAGGTAAAGTTCGTATTAATGGGGTAGATGCTCTTAAAGAAAGCAGAAAGATTAAAGAATATATAGGATATATGCCTGATTTTTTCGGTGTTTATGATAATCTTAAAGTTAGTGAATACCTAGATTTTTATGCTTCAATATATGATATATATAAAGGAGAAAAGGATAAAATATGTAATGATCTTTTGGAACTTGTAAATCTGTCAAATAAAAAAGATATCTATGTAGATTCTCTTTCTAGAGGTATGAAACAAAGGCTCTGTCTTGCTAGAAGCCTTATTCACAATCCGAAACTTTTAATATTAGATGAGCCTGCCTCTGGTATGGACCCAAGGGCAAGGTATGAAATGAAGGAGATATTAAAATCTCTAAGGGATAGGGGGAAGACAGTTATAATAAGTTCACATATATTATCCGAATTATCAGAAATATGTACCAGTATAGGTATAATTGATAAAGGTAAAATTGTAATGAGCGGTTCTGCTCAGGAAATAATGATGAAGGGTTATGGCCATAGAAGGGTTAATGTTAAATTAATGGGAGAAATAGATGCAGCAATAAAAATACTTAAAGAAATTCCGGAAGTAATAGAAGCTTTGAAATATCCTGATTTTATTCAAGTGGCCATAAAAGGCGGAGATGAAGATATGAATAGAATTTTAAAGATTCTTATTAATAGATCTTTGCCTGTAGTGTCTTTTTCAGAAGTAGGAGGAAGACTAGAAGATGTATTTATGAAGGTTACAGAAAGGAGTGAGGGATAA